Part of the Pseudomonadota bacterium genome, GGTCGATCTCGTCATCAACGAGATGCGGGCGAACGCCGGCGGGCGCAACGATGTGGGCAATCTCTTGATCGTGAGCGGCGCGCGAGTGCCGCGCGATTGACAGACCTGCCAGGAGAACTCACCTAGCCGCCCTGTTCACCTCGAGAGCGGACTGCCGCTAGCGCCTTGCGCGCTCGCGAACGAGGGACGAAACCGCAGTTTGCTGCGGGTCACCTTCGCCACGCAAGCCCGCTTCGACGCCGGCGCGATCAGCGGCCCCCTTGTTCTGGCTCAGCTTCCATGTGCCCACAACGCTCCCGATCTCGACTTCGAAGCCGACGAGTCCCTTCAACTGCTGCGCGACATAACTGCTCGGTGCATCCGAGACGGCCCAGGGGGCAACCCTAGATCCCTCGTGGGTGTTGGTCAGCGTGTGCAGATGGGCGAGCAACCGCTGCGGATCCTGGACGAAGCGTAGGGTTCCCCGGGCGTGGACGACCACGTAGTTCCAGGTAGGCACCACCTTGCCATGCTCTTGCTTGGACGCGTACCAGGTAGGGGTGATGTAGGCCTGGGGCCCCTGGAAGATGACCAGCACCTCGATGGGATCGGCCGAGGCACGGGCCAGGGAGTTGCCACGGGCAAGGTGACCGCGCAGTACGCTGGGCTTCCCCTCGTGAAGGACCAGAGGTGCGTGATCCGCGCTCAGCTGACCCGTGCCCGAGGACACGATGGTGGCAAAGGGATGCTCGCGCATCAGACCGTGAAGCACTTCCCGGCGTGTCTCTCGAAAGAGCGGTGAAGGGTTCATCGCGATCAACCGTTCAAGGGCTTGGGAGAGGTGAGCGTAGCGGCGCCCGCAGGGGAGGAGCAAGCGTCCGATCCGGCGTAT contains:
- a CDS encoding FMN-binding negative transcriptional regulator, with translation MNPSPLFRETRREVLHGLMREHPFATIVSSGTGQLSADHAPLVLHEGKPSVLRGHLARGNSLARASADPIEVLVIFQGPQAYITPTWYASKQEHGKVVPTWNYVVVHARGTLRFVQDPQRLLAHLHTLTNTHEGSRVAPWAVSDAPSSYVAQQLKGLVGFEVEIGSVVGTWKLSQNKGAADRAGVEAGLRGEGDPQQTAVSSLVRERARR